A single Limanda limanda chromosome 19, fLimLim1.1, whole genome shotgun sequence DNA region contains:
- the itgb8 gene encoding integrin beta-8, with product MTSRLRLPRCLLLGCVVLAVCAQASSGAGDSTCWSPSITTCTECLRSGPQCAWCFKEDWSLPGHRCDLPVNLLRRGCGPELMEQSEVKVEVNATVGSTQVSPADISITLTPGSEASFIVAVKQLDRYPVDLYYLVDVSASMQENLDHLKTVGVALSLRMTEHSSDLWLGFGSFVDKPVSPYINVHPSKINNPCSDYEIRCRPAHGFHHVLSMTGNMSEFTRVIKRQRISGNMDTPEGGLDAMLQAAVCQRAVGWRPEAKRLLLLMTDQPSHLALDSRLAGIVTPHDGLCHLENNVYTGSTRMDHPSVGQLSDKLLENYIYSIFAVEKQQYQWYEELVRLLPASYLGKLGIFQASNLIELVVDAYKRLLSEVAVSVSLEDEAVSRYWVSVSPLCPNGSTAKDQSCSGVQPGQTVYFNITIGLRSCPDDGEDEDVRVMVHPLGYNESTVVRIHSKCRCSCGPTMRCHEDNQSPCTGTQDAANQEQRPDHGDSNWICRADGSDVDCSGRGECVCGRCVCEESRLGTVYGKYCERDDFSCPYEGGLLCGGRGVCVSGECLCDDGWTGESCGCLVSTATCQSANGLLCSGQGKCVCGKCVCDDHRYSGDFCEKCPACQITCQSYGKCSGCSSSQALAQREVGLCNNTCTTLRGYMDNTSECTSNSRLVGTFLSVCALTVLCGLVVVAVSRLLLQRKRGWSPGGTAEDRVYHCTGKDLSYIPTTNEKTVTYRRDQPPDRPLEMHIQVPKMPLGDPWQY from the exons ATGACTTCCAGGCTCCGGCTCCCTCGGTGTCTCCTGCTCGGCTGCGTGGTGCTCGCTGTCTGCGCACAAGCCTCCAGTGGTGCCG gTGACAGTACTTGCTGGTCTCCTAGTATCACTACATGCACAGAGTGTCTAAGAAGTGGACCACAGTGTGCCTGGTGCTTCAAAGAg GATTGGTCGTTGCCAGGCCATCGCTGTGACCTGCCAGTGAACCTGCTAAGAAGAGGCTGTGGACCGGAGCTAATGGAACAGTCAGAGGTCAAAGTGGAGGTCAATGCCACTGTCGGCAGCACACAAGTGTCCCCAGCCGACATTAGCATCACCCTCACACCAG gttctGAAGCCAGCTTCATAGTGGCTGTGAAGCAGCTGGACCGTTACCCAGTGGATCTATATTACCTGGTGGATGTATCAGCCTCTATGCAGGAAAACCTGGATCAT CTGAAGACAGTTGGCGTTGCTCTGTCTCTTCGTATGACGGAGCACTCCTCGGACCTTTGGCTGGGTTTCGGCTCGTTCGTGGACAAACCCGTCTCCCCTTACATTAATGTGCATCCCTCCAAGATCAACAACCCCTGCAG TGATTATGAGATCCGCTGTCGCCCGGCCCACGGCTTCCACCACGTCCTCAGTATGACAGGAAACATGAGCGAGTTCACGCGCGTGATTAAACGCCAGCGCATCTCCGGGAACATGGACACACCTGAGGGGGGGCTGGATGCTATGTTGCAAGCTGCTGTCTGCCAG CGGGCGGTAGGTTGGCGACCAGAGGCCAAGCGTCTGTTGCTCCTGATGACGGACCAGCCATCTCACCTGGCCCTGGACAGCCGGCTGGCAGGGATTGTCACGCCTCACGACGGCCTGTGTCACCTGGAGAACAACGTCTACACAGGGAGCACCAGGATG GACCATCCCAGCGTGGGTCAGTTGTCCGATAAGCTGCTTGAAAACTATATCTACTCCATCTTTGCTGTTGAGAAGCAGCAGTACCAGTGGTATGAG GAGTTGGTGCGTCTGCTCCCTGCTTCCTACCTGGGAAAGTTAGGCATCTTCCAGGCTTCAAACCTAATCGAGCTGGTGGTGGATGCATACAAG AGGCTGCTGTCAGAGGTCGCGGTGTCAGTGTCATTGGAGGACGAGGCAGTCAGCAGGTACTGGGtatctgtgtctcctctctgtcctaaCGGGTCCACTGCCAAGGACCAGAGCTGCTCGGGGGTGCAGCCCGGCCAGACg GTTTACTTCAATATCACCATCGGCCTGCGCTCGTGTCCTGATGATGGCGAAGATGAAGACGTGCGAGTCATGGTTCATCCATTGGGTTACAATGAATCCACTGTCGTTAGGATTCACTCTAAATGTCGCTGCAGTTGTGGACCAACAATGCGCTGTCATGAAGACAACCAATCACCGTGCACAGGCACCCAGGacgcagccaatcaggagcagAGGCCAGACCACGGAGATTCAAACTGGATATGCAGAGCTGATGGGTCTGATGTGGACTGCAGTGGTCGGGGGGAATGTGTCTgcgggaggtgtgtgtgtgaagagagcAGGCTCGGGACAGTATACGGGAAATACTGTGAGAGGGACGACTTCTCCTGCCCTTATGAAGGGGGACTTCTGTGTGGGG gacggggtgtgtgtgtctcaggtgaaTGTCTGTGTGACGACGGTTGGACTGGTGAAAGCTGCGGTTGTCTGGTCTCCACAGCAACCTGCCAATCAGCCAATGGCTTGCTATGCAGCGGGCAGGGGAAATGCGTGTGCGGCAAGTGTGTATGTGACGACCACCGGTACTCTGGGGACTTCTGTGAGAAATGCCCTGCTTGCCAAATCACCTGCCAATCATACGG GAAGTGTTCGGGCTGCAGCTCTTCACAGGCTCTTGCACAGAGAGAGGTGGGACTCTGCAACAACACCTGTACAACACTGAGGGGCTACATGGACAATACTTCAG aGTGTACGAGCAACAGCCGGTTGGTGGGAACGTTCCTCAGCGTGTGTGCACTGACGGTGCTCTGCgggctggtggtggtggccGTCTCCCGCTTGCTTCTACAGAGAAAACGTGGCTGGTCACCAGGGGGCACTGCTGAGGACAGAGTTTATCACTGCACTGGAAAG GACTTGTCCTACATTCCAACAACCAATGAGAAGACAGTTACCTACAGGAGGGACCAACCACCTGACCGCCCTTTGGAGATGCACATTCAGGTTCCCAAGATGCCCCTTGGTGACCCCTGGCAGTACTAG